A region from the Phaenicophaeus curvirostris isolate KB17595 chromosome 3, BPBGC_Pcur_1.0, whole genome shotgun sequence genome encodes:
- the PLAG1 gene encoding zinc finger protein PLAG1 isoform X2, which produces MATHSPEKTHKCNYCEKMFHRKDHLKNHLHTHNPNKEAFKCEECGKNYNTKLGFKRHLALHAATSGDLTCKVCLQTFESTGVLLEHLKTHAGKSSGGVKEKKHQCEHCDRRFYTRKDVRRHMVVHTGRKDFLCQYCAQRFGRKDHLTRHMKKSHNQELLKVKTEPMDLLDPFTCNVSVPIKDELLPVMSLPSSELTSKPFTNTLQLNLYNTQIQSMQSSASAHQMVATSLPLGMPCPIDMESVHPSHQLSLKYPLGTTSYAISMPEKEQPLKGEIESYLMELQSGMPSSSQDSQASSSKLGLDPQVGPLDDGSGEVSLSKGSVPISEPLNTPSLDFSQLFNFIPVNGPPYNPSVSVGNLGMSYTQEEAHSSMTQLPPQTQDPQDPSNSIGLGSLHSLSAAFTSSLSTTTTLPRFHQAFQ; this is translated from the coding sequence ATGGCTACTCATTCTCCTGAGAAAACCCACAAGTGTAATTATTGTGAGAAAATGTTTCACCGAAAAGATCACCTAAAGAATCACCTACATACACACAATCCCAACAAAGAGGCCTTTAAGTGTGAAGAATGTGGAAAGAACTACAATACCAAGCTTGGGTTCAAACGTCACCTGGCTTTGCATGCTGCAACAAGCGGTGACCTCACCTGTAAGGTATGTTTGCAGACTTTTGAAAGCACAGGAGTGCTGCTGGAGCACCTAAAAACTCACGCAGGCAAGTCATCGGGTGgagtgaaggagaaaaaacaccAGTGTGAACACTGTGATCGTCGGTTCTACACCCGAAAGGATGTCCGTAGACACATGGTAGTGCACACTGGAAGAAAGGACTTCCTCTGTCAGTACTGTGCACAGAGATTTGGGCGGAAGGATCACCTCACGCGCCACATGAAGAAAAGTCACAACCAAGAACTTTTGAAGGTCAAAACAGAGCCAATGGACCTTCTAGATCCCTTTACCTGCAATGTTTCTGTGCCTATTAAGGATGAGCTGCTTCCAGTGATGTCGTTACCTTCCAGTGAACTGACATCAAAGCCATTTACAAACACTTTGCAATTAAATCTCTACAACACTCAGATTCAGTCCATGCAGAGTTCTGCATCTGCACACCAAATGGTTGCCACATCGTTACCATTGGGAATGCCTTGTCCAATAGATATGGAGTCTGTCCACCCTTCTCACCAGCTATCATTGAAATATCCACTCGGTACTACCTCATATGCAATTTCTATGCCTGAAAAAGAACAGCCATTGAAAGGGGAAATTGAAAGTTACTTAATGGAGTTGCAAAGTGGTATGCCTTCTTCATCCCAGGATTCTCAAGCGTCTTCATCAAAGCTAGGGCTGGATCCACAAGTAGGGCCACTAGATGATGGGTCTGGGGAGGTTTCCCTTTCCAAGGGCTCCGTTCCTATTAGCGAACCTCTAAACACCCCATCATTGGACTTTTCTCAGCTGTTCAACTTCATACCTGTAAATGGCCCTCCCTATAATCCTTCTGTTTCAGTGGGAAATCTCGGAATGAGTTATACACAAGAGGAGGCACATTCTTCTATGACTCAACTTCCACCACAAACCCAGGATCCACAAGATCCTAGCAATAGTATAGGTCTTGGGTCTCTGCACTCGTTGTCAGCAGCTTTCACAAGCAGTCTAAGCACAACCACCACCCTACCACGATTTCATCAAGCTTTCCAATAG
- the PLAG1 gene encoding zinc finger protein PLAG1 isoform X1 produces MATVIPGDLSEVRDTQKVPSGKRKRGETKPRKNFPCQLCDKAFNSVEKLKVHSYSHTGERPYKCTQQDCTKAFVSKYKLLRHMATHSPEKTHKCNYCEKMFHRKDHLKNHLHTHNPNKEAFKCEECGKNYNTKLGFKRHLALHAATSGDLTCKVCLQTFESTGVLLEHLKTHAGKSSGGVKEKKHQCEHCDRRFYTRKDVRRHMVVHTGRKDFLCQYCAQRFGRKDHLTRHMKKSHNQELLKVKTEPMDLLDPFTCNVSVPIKDELLPVMSLPSSELTSKPFTNTLQLNLYNTQIQSMQSSASAHQMVATSLPLGMPCPIDMESVHPSHQLSLKYPLGTTSYAISMPEKEQPLKGEIESYLMELQSGMPSSSQDSQASSSKLGLDPQVGPLDDGSGEVSLSKGSVPISEPLNTPSLDFSQLFNFIPVNGPPYNPSVSVGNLGMSYTQEEAHSSMTQLPPQTQDPQDPSNSIGLGSLHSLSAAFTSSLSTTTTLPRFHQAFQ; encoded by the exons ATGGCCACTGTCATTCCTGGTGATTTGTCAGAAGTAAGAGATACCCAGAAAGTCCCTTCAGGGAAACGTAAGCGTGGTGAaaccaaaccaagaaaaaactTTCCTTGCCAACTGTGTGACAAGGCCTTTAACAGTGTTGAGAAATTAAAGGTTCATTCATACTCTCACACAGGAGAGAGGCCCTACAAGTGCACACAACAAGACTGCACCAAGGCCTTTGTTTCTAAGTACAAATTACTAAG GCATATGGCTACTCATTCTCCTGAGAAAACCCACAAGTGTAATTATTGTGAGAAAATGTTTCACCGAAAAGATCACCTAAAGAATCACCTACATACACACAATCCCAACAAAGAGGCCTTTAAGTGTGAAGAATGTGGAAAGAACTACAATACCAAGCTTGGGTTCAAACGTCACCTGGCTTTGCATGCTGCAACAAGCGGTGACCTCACCTGTAAGGTATGTTTGCAGACTTTTGAAAGCACAGGAGTGCTGCTGGAGCACCTAAAAACTCACGCAGGCAAGTCATCGGGTGgagtgaaggagaaaaaacaccAGTGTGAACACTGTGATCGTCGGTTCTACACCCGAAAGGATGTCCGTAGACACATGGTAGTGCACACTGGAAGAAAGGACTTCCTCTGTCAGTACTGTGCACAGAGATTTGGGCGGAAGGATCACCTCACGCGCCACATGAAGAAAAGTCACAACCAAGAACTTTTGAAGGTCAAAACAGAGCCAATGGACCTTCTAGATCCCTTTACCTGCAATGTTTCTGTGCCTATTAAGGATGAGCTGCTTCCAGTGATGTCGTTACCTTCCAGTGAACTGACATCAAAGCCATTTACAAACACTTTGCAATTAAATCTCTACAACACTCAGATTCAGTCCATGCAGAGTTCTGCATCTGCACACCAAATGGTTGCCACATCGTTACCATTGGGAATGCCTTGTCCAATAGATATGGAGTCTGTCCACCCTTCTCACCAGCTATCATTGAAATATCCACTCGGTACTACCTCATATGCAATTTCTATGCCTGAAAAAGAACAGCCATTGAAAGGGGAAATTGAAAGTTACTTAATGGAGTTGCAAAGTGGTATGCCTTCTTCATCCCAGGATTCTCAAGCGTCTTCATCAAAGCTAGGGCTGGATCCACAAGTAGGGCCACTAGATGATGGGTCTGGGGAGGTTTCCCTTTCCAAGGGCTCCGTTCCTATTAGCGAACCTCTAAACACCCCATCATTGGACTTTTCTCAGCTGTTCAACTTCATACCTGTAAATGGCCCTCCCTATAATCCTTCTGTTTCAGTGGGAAATCTCGGAATGAGTTATACACAAGAGGAGGCACATTCTTCTATGACTCAACTTCCACCACAAACCCAGGATCCACAAGATCCTAGCAATAGTATAGGTCTTGGGTCTCTGCACTCGTTGTCAGCAGCTTTCACAAGCAGTCTAAGCACAACCACCACCCTACCACGATTTCATCAAGCTTTCCAATAG